The following proteins are encoded in a genomic region of Streptomyces lunaelactis:
- a CDS encoding IS1380 family transposase — MSVQAEGTFYVQAILRPRVHVSADGSGVVGHAGARLLADLADVTGLTAAYSTVLRPLRPRGTGHDPGRIATDLAVMLADGGEAITDLAVLRDQHEVFGPVASTPTTWRLLADVDERALASLRSARSSAREVAWLQAAERGEGIPAVRAAGQELPGLVLDLDATLVACHSEKEAAAPTYKGGFGFHPLVCFLANTGEALSGRLRPGNAGANTAADHILVLDQALAQIPDAHRHGTDILIRTDSAGSAKAFLAHVRDMRMSGVRTFFSVGHAVTEPVRRAIRTLPDHLWHPALDQDGTLRAGAEVAELTGMVDLAAYPDGTRIIVRRERPHPGAQLSLFDQDEGLRHQVFLTDTPYSGGGSAQFLEVRHRGHATVEDHIRCGKNTGLGRSPSRHFAINSVWLELSLAAIDLLAWMRVLLLDGELAAAEPKKLRYRLLHVAARLTRGGRRLRLRISATWPWRHELATAFHRLAALPRPAG; from the coding sequence CTGTCGGTCCAAGCGGAGGGCACTTTCTACGTGCAGGCTATCTTGCGTCCCAGGGTTCATGTCAGTGCAGATGGTTCGGGGGTGGTCGGTCATGCCGGGGCACGGTTGCTGGCGGATCTTGCCGATGTCACGGGGCTGACCGCCGCGTACTCCACCGTGCTCCGGCCGCTTCGCCCGCGCGGGACCGGACATGATCCGGGCCGGATCGCCACCGATCTCGCGGTGATGCTCGCCGATGGCGGCGAGGCCATCACAGATCTGGCCGTACTGCGGGACCAGCACGAGGTGTTCGGCCCGGTCGCCTCGACACCGACGACCTGGCGGCTGCTCGCTGACGTTGACGAGCGGGCACTGGCTTCTCTGCGCTCGGCCCGCTCATCGGCTCGCGAGGTCGCCTGGCTGCAGGCCGCCGAGCGCGGTGAGGGCATACCCGCTGTCCGGGCGGCAGGGCAGGAACTGCCCGGTCTGGTGCTGGACCTCGACGCCACGCTGGTGGCCTGCCACTCCGAGAAGGAAGCGGCCGCACCCACCTACAAGGGCGGTTTCGGGTTCCACCCGCTGGTGTGCTTCCTGGCCAACACCGGCGAGGCGCTGTCCGGGCGGCTGCGGCCGGGGAACGCCGGCGCCAACACCGCCGCGGATCACATCCTGGTGCTTGACCAGGCCCTCGCGCAGATCCCCGACGCCCACCGGCACGGCACCGACATCCTGATCCGCACTGACAGCGCCGGTTCCGCGAAAGCCTTCCTCGCTCACGTCCGTGACATGCGGATGAGTGGAGTCCGTACCTTCTTCTCGGTCGGACACGCCGTCACCGAGCCAGTCCGCCGCGCGATCCGGACCCTGCCCGACCACCTCTGGCATCCCGCACTGGACCAGGACGGGACACTGCGTGCCGGCGCCGAGGTCGCCGAGCTGACCGGCATGGTCGATCTTGCCGCCTATCCGGACGGAACCCGCATCATCGTGCGCCGCGAGCGCCCGCACCCCGGAGCCCAGCTGTCTCTGTTCGATCAGGACGAGGGCCTGCGGCACCAGGTGTTCCTCACCGACACCCCATACTCCGGTGGTGGGTCCGCCCAGTTCCTGGAGGTCCGCCACCGCGGGCATGCCACCGTCGAAGACCACATCCGGTGCGGCAAGAACACCGGCCTCGGCCGCTCCCCCTCCCGCCACTTCGCGATCAACTCGGTCTGGCTCGAACTCAGCCTCGCGGCGATCGACCTGCTGGCCTGGATGCGCGTCCTGCTGCTGGACGGGGAGCTGGCGGCTGCCGAGCCGAAGAAGCTCCGCTACCGGCTGCTGCACGTCGCCGCCCGCCTCACCCGGGGTGGCCGGCGTCTGCGCTTGCGGATATCAGCGACCTGGCCCTGGAGACACGAACTGGCCACGGCCTTCCATCGCCTCGCCGCACTGCCCCGTCCCGCCGGCTGA
- a CDS encoding GlxA family transcriptional regulator has protein sequence MHRIGVLALDGVVPFELGIPARIFGAARDLTGNALYSVTTCSLDGRPVRAEADYELSVAHDASVLATVDTVVIPPSHSLGPIREEGRLPDALRRALAAVRPGTRMVAICTGSFVLAAAGLLDHRPATTHWREAERLQRMFTRVRVDPDVLFVDDGDVLTSAGVAAGVDLCLHIVRRDHGSEVANEVARACVVPPWRDGGQAQYIRRPVPAPTDNGTAPTRSWVLERLAEPVTLADMAAHAKVSVRTFTRRFRDEVGASPGQWLVQQRIERARHLLETTDWPIDTVADRAGLGSGTSLRQHLHAAIGVAPQAYRRTFRAVGPDVRP, from the coding sequence ATGCACCGCATCGGAGTTCTGGCCCTCGACGGGGTCGTCCCCTTCGAACTGGGCATCCCCGCCCGTATCTTCGGAGCGGCCCGCGACCTGACGGGGAACGCCCTCTACTCCGTGACCACGTGCAGCCTGGACGGCCGTCCGGTACGGGCAGAGGCCGACTACGAACTCTCCGTCGCACACGATGCGTCCGTGCTGGCCACCGTCGACACGGTGGTCATCCCGCCCTCCCACAGCCTGGGTCCGATCCGCGAGGAGGGCCGGCTCCCGGACGCGCTGCGAAGGGCTCTGGCCGCCGTGCGGCCCGGTACCCGGATGGTGGCGATCTGCACCGGCAGCTTCGTTCTGGCCGCGGCGGGCCTCCTCGATCACCGTCCCGCCACCACTCACTGGCGTGAGGCCGAGCGGCTGCAGCGGATGTTCACCCGGGTCCGAGTCGACCCCGACGTGCTGTTCGTCGACGACGGCGACGTCCTGACCTCGGCGGGCGTGGCCGCCGGCGTCGATCTGTGCCTTCACATCGTCCGACGCGACCACGGCAGTGAGGTCGCCAACGAAGTGGCGCGCGCCTGCGTCGTCCCGCCCTGGCGCGACGGCGGCCAGGCACAGTACATCCGCCGGCCCGTACCTGCCCCCACCGACAACGGCACGGCCCCCACCCGGTCCTGGGTCCTGGAGCGGCTTGCCGAACCCGTGACGCTGGCCGACATGGCCGCCCACGCCAAGGTCAGCGTACGTACCTTCACCCGCCGCTTCCGTGACGAAGTCGGCGCGAGCCCCGGTCAGTGGCTCGTACAGCAGCGGATCGAGCGGGCGCGGCACCTGCTGGAGACCACCGACTGGCCGATCGACACGGTGGCCGACCGCGCGGGCCTCGGCAGCGGCACCTCGCTGCGCCAGCACCTCCACGCCGCCATCGGCGTCGCTCCCCAGGCATACCGCCGCACCTTCCGCGCCGTGGGCCCGGATGTCCGACCGTAG
- a CDS encoding NADP-dependent oxidoreductase encodes MTHEAPLKMRAICQDRPGGPEVLKVVETERPSPGPTEILVRVHAAGVNPTDWKTRARGVFSTGAKTPFTLGFDVSGVVESVGLGVTVFQPGDQVFGMPRFPHPAGAYAEYVTAPARHFVHRPEQLDHIQAAAVPLAALTAWQALVDTADIQPGQRVLIHAAAGGVGHLAVQIAKSRGAHVIGTAREAKHAFLRGLGADELVDYTRQDFVEVVRDVDVVLDTIGGAYWARSLRTLRPGGTLVSILPLDATFPAEQARAAGVRAVFLLVEPDQAGLRQIASLVDSGRLKVEVEAVLPLEDVARAHELGEAGRTTGKIVLTVA; translated from the coding sequence ATGACCCACGAGGCGCCCTTGAAAATGCGGGCCATCTGCCAGGACCGGCCCGGTGGCCCGGAGGTACTCAAGGTCGTCGAGACCGAGAGGCCCAGTCCCGGCCCGACCGAGATCCTGGTCCGCGTCCACGCAGCCGGAGTCAACCCGACGGACTGGAAGACCCGGGCCCGAGGCGTGTTCTCCACGGGGGCCAAGACCCCGTTCACCCTGGGTTTCGACGTCTCCGGTGTCGTCGAGTCCGTCGGCCTCGGCGTCACCGTCTTCCAGCCCGGCGACCAGGTGTTCGGGATGCCGCGGTTCCCGCACCCCGCCGGCGCCTACGCCGAGTACGTCACGGCCCCGGCCCGGCACTTCGTCCACCGCCCCGAACAGCTCGACCACATCCAGGCGGCGGCCGTTCCGCTGGCCGCCCTCACCGCTTGGCAGGCCCTGGTCGACACCGCCGACATCCAGCCCGGCCAGCGCGTACTGATCCACGCCGCAGCCGGCGGGGTCGGCCATCTCGCTGTGCAGATCGCGAAGTCACGCGGCGCGCACGTCATCGGCACCGCCCGCGAGGCCAAGCACGCGTTCCTGCGCGGTCTCGGCGCCGACGAACTCGTCGACTACACCCGCCAGGACTTCGTGGAGGTCGTACGCGACGTCGACGTCGTCCTCGACACCATCGGCGGCGCCTACTGGGCCCGCTCCCTGCGCACCCTGCGGCCCGGCGGCACGCTGGTCTCGATCCTGCCGCTGGACGCGACGTTCCCCGCCGAACAGGCCCGAGCGGCCGGGGTGCGCGCCGTGTTCCTGCTCGTCGAGCCCGACCAGGCCGGACTGCGTCAGATCGCGTCCCTGGTCGACAGCGGCCGACTGAAGGTCGAAGTCGAGGCGGTGCTTCCCCTGGAGGACGTAGCCAGGGCCCACGAGCTCGGAGAAGCCGGTCGCACCACAGGAAAGATCGTCCTGACCGTGGCATGA
- a CDS encoding nuclear transport factor 2 family protein, which translates to MNSTTTDASTATREVVDTFFARFGSGDMTGVLDLFADDVSFHVGGADNVPWAGTRNSKDEIAAFFATFPEVLTPPQEYLIHTTVVEGGEAVVIGHNRFGVLATGKTFTNHFALHFTVADGKIHNYRMYEDSHAIGAAFTH; encoded by the coding sequence ATGAACAGCACCACCACCGACGCCTCGACCGCCACCCGCGAGGTCGTCGACACTTTCTTCGCCCGGTTCGGTTCCGGCGATATGACCGGTGTTCTCGACCTGTTCGCCGATGACGTGTCCTTCCACGTCGGCGGGGCTGACAACGTGCCCTGGGCTGGTACGCGCAACTCGAAGGATGAGATCGCCGCGTTCTTCGCGACGTTCCCCGAGGTACTGACGCCCCCACAGGAGTACCTCATCCACACGACCGTGGTCGAGGGAGGGGAAGCCGTCGTCATCGGCCACAACCGCTTCGGTGTGCTGGCCACCGGCAAGACCTTCACGAACCACTTCGCACTGCACTTCACCGTGGCCGACGGAAAGATCCACAACTACCGCATGTACGAGGACAGCCACGCCATCGGCGCCGCCTTCACCCACTGA
- a CDS encoding NmrA family NAD(P)-binding protein, which produces MTILVTGATGNQGGAAARRLLADGWSVRALTRDPAGRAAHALAAAGAEIVAGDLDDRASLDAAVKGAYGVFSVQQGALGIQPVGFEEEVRRGRNVADAALAGGVEHLVYASVAGAERSAGVRAFESKWEIEKHILAIGIPATILRPASFMENFSDPAFGVQTGQLATAFASNVVEHSTSGTPHWTDSMAHCSPRPECCRTGPWSSFEARRRT; this is translated from the coding sequence ATGACCATCTTGGTGACAGGGGCAACGGGCAATCAGGGTGGTGCGGCCGCGAGGCGGCTCTTGGCGGACGGTTGGAGCGTGCGGGCGCTCACCCGCGACCCCGCCGGCCGGGCCGCCCACGCACTCGCCGCTGCCGGCGCCGAGATCGTGGCGGGCGACCTGGACGACAGGGCGTCACTCGATGCCGCCGTCAAGGGCGCTTACGGCGTCTTCAGCGTGCAGCAAGGCGCGCTCGGGATACAACCGGTCGGCTTCGAGGAGGAGGTCCGGCGGGGCAGGAACGTGGCAGATGCGGCGCTGGCCGGAGGAGTGGAGCATCTGGTCTACGCGTCGGTCGCGGGTGCCGAACGCAGCGCTGGGGTCCGCGCTTTCGAAAGCAAGTGGGAGATCGAAAAGCACATACTCGCGATCGGCATCCCCGCGACGATCCTGCGGCCGGCCTCGTTCATGGAGAACTTCTCGGACCCGGCCTTCGGCGTCCAGACCGGTCAGTTGGCGACCGCGTTCGCATCGAACGTGGTCGAGCATTCGACGAGCGGTACGCCGCACTGGACAGACTCCATGGCGCATTGCTCACCGCGGCCGGAGTGCTGCCGCACCGGGCCCTGGAGTTCGTTCGAGGCGAGGCGGAGAACCTGA
- a CDS encoding AlbA family DNA-binding domain-containing protein: protein MARSWTRLHAHLGVPPGAITFDMVAKAVADRLEETDDLDWKEALPQPPQDGRWNEFAKDVAAMANTRGGLLIYGVSNDVRMTGINPQQVNEQQLGQWVRNHVQPYVSGLSFLTLTSDDASQSVLLVDVPASETAPHLVYGTAAKDKAQQAAVAPYRDGSHTDWMPEHLIARAYQDRFARQAGAEAELQEHLRYAADIGLHASQAVWIVIASRPQRPLPRMVPPLDRSAALHVVEAGLRTSVELKGNASAMAPVLRSVNPTPRRGLRRWVISNTLTASDSISGRPVYVELHHDGTTVLAADLSWKALERLEGTNITCPVRIDVVTSAAFDAVALAAEFRRALLDDSASDVTALVVAPPDYRQPFVAVTTEMGSFVTIPDHARRPPRLLPATSEIPATADADVLRSVAEELRAGIVNQFGLE from the coding sequence ATGGCTCGCTCTTGGACTCGACTGCACGCGCATCTGGGCGTTCCGCCCGGCGCGATCACCTTCGACATGGTGGCCAAGGCCGTCGCGGATCGTCTCGAGGAAACCGACGACCTCGACTGGAAGGAAGCTCTCCCGCAGCCGCCCCAGGACGGCCGCTGGAATGAGTTCGCCAAGGACGTGGCCGCGATGGCGAATACGCGCGGCGGACTTCTCATCTACGGCGTCAGCAACGATGTGCGGATGACCGGCATCAACCCGCAGCAGGTCAACGAGCAGCAGCTGGGGCAGTGGGTCCGCAACCACGTCCAGCCGTACGTCTCCGGACTCTCGTTCCTGACGCTGACGTCCGACGACGCCAGCCAGAGTGTCCTCCTCGTCGACGTGCCGGCCAGCGAGACGGCGCCGCACCTGGTCTACGGCACCGCCGCCAAGGACAAGGCCCAGCAGGCTGCCGTAGCGCCCTACCGCGACGGCTCCCACACGGACTGGATGCCCGAGCATCTGATCGCCCGGGCCTACCAGGACCGCTTCGCCCGCCAGGCGGGCGCAGAGGCGGAACTGCAGGAACACCTGCGGTACGCGGCCGACATCGGCCTGCACGCGTCCCAGGCCGTCTGGATCGTCATCGCCTCCAGGCCACAGCGCCCGCTGCCCCGGATGGTCCCGCCGCTCGACCGCAGCGCCGCCCTGCACGTCGTCGAAGCCGGGCTGCGCACATCCGTTGAGCTAAAGGGCAATGCCAGCGCCATGGCGCCGGTCCTCCGATCGGTCAACCCCACACCCCGCCGTGGGCTGCGCCGGTGGGTCATCAGTAACACCCTCACGGCCTCCGACAGCATCAGCGGCCGTCCGGTGTACGTCGAGCTCCACCACGACGGAACGACCGTGCTGGCAGCCGACTTGTCCTGGAAGGCCCTCGAACGCCTCGAGGGGACCAACATCACCTGCCCGGTACGCATCGACGTGGTGACCTCAGCTGCGTTCGACGCGGTGGCTCTCGCAGCCGAGTTCCGCCGAGCCCTGCTGGACGACAGTGCCTCGGACGTGACGGCCCTCGTTGTCGCACCGCCCGACTACCGCCAACCTTTCGTGGCCGTGACCACGGAGATGGGCAGCTTCGTCACCATTCCGGACCACGCTCGGCGGCCACCGCGCCTGCTGCCGGCCACGTCGGAGATTCCGGCGACCGCGGACGCGGACGTGCTCCGCAGCGTGGCCGAGGAGCTGCGCGCGGGCATCGTCAACCAGTTCGGTCTGGAGTAG
- a CDS encoding helix-turn-helix transcriptional regulator, producing the protein MDAELAELLDSIGPRLRALRRDRGLTLETLAEDTGISVSTLSRLESGRRRPTLDLLIPLARAHRVALDQLVAAPATGDPRVHLTPRSRERGSVLVPLTQYPGRVQVFKQVLAYREPRLVTHSGYEWLYVLAGELRLILGEREVTLRPGEVAEFDTGEPHWFGPAGREAVEILHLFGPHGDQAVIRTGQTTSG; encoded by the coding sequence ATGGACGCCGAACTCGCGGAACTCCTCGACAGCATCGGGCCACGGCTGCGCGCCCTGCGGCGCGACCGCGGCCTCACCCTCGAAACCCTCGCGGAGGACACCGGGATCTCCGTGAGCACGCTGTCGCGCCTGGAGTCGGGCCGGCGGCGTCCGACGCTCGACCTCCTCATTCCGCTCGCCAGGGCGCACCGCGTCGCGCTGGACCAGCTGGTGGCGGCCCCGGCCACCGGTGATCCGCGGGTCCACCTGACACCGCGGAGCCGGGAGCGGGGAAGCGTCCTCGTCCCGCTGACGCAGTACCCGGGCCGGGTCCAGGTCTTCAAGCAGGTCCTCGCGTACCGCGAACCGAGACTGGTGACCCACTCCGGTTACGAATGGCTCTACGTGCTCGCCGGGGAGCTCCGCCTCATCCTCGGGGAGCGCGAGGTCACCCTCCGGCCGGGCGAGGTGGCCGAGTTCGACACCGGCGAACCGCACTGGTTCGGCCCCGCCGGCCGCGAAGCGGTGGAGATCCTGCACCTGTTCGGCCCCCACGGGGACCAGGCCGTCATCCGTACCGGCCAGACGACGAGCGGCTGA
- a CDS encoding MFS transporter: MLTKSLAAPPSPLSARRRWTVLAVCALSMFLVGVDTTIVNVGLPEIGRGLDVGTRGLEWVVDAYTVVMASLLIVSGALADRFGRRRVFQCGLLVFGLTSLACALAPSLGVLVAARAVQGIGASMLSPVALAIVVNAMPDPRERARAIGVWASVFGLSMAAGPVTGGALIAAFGWRSVFWINAPVVVAALVLVAVFVPESRGERARRLDLPGQVLLTVVLCLSVGILIEGPRIGWTSPAALAGYALTAAATAGFVLVELRRGEPLMDLGLFRRPPFVTAVLGATAVFVALNVTLLLNTFYLQHTRGWTPLATGAATLPMALGATLCAPWSGTLVGRLGPRRPLILAGGFTAAGGLCLVNLDQDTSVSLILLAFLLIGIGFGFANAPLTNTAVSGLPPSRAGVAGAITSTARQVGAAVGIAVAGGLVAGAGPVSLAAETRPGWLLVSACGLFLLVVARAAGPRSTGTPS; encoded by the coding sequence GTGCTCACGAAATCCCTTGCCGCTCCACCCTCCCCGCTGAGCGCGCGCCGGCGCTGGACGGTGCTGGCGGTCTGCGCGCTCAGCATGTTCCTGGTCGGTGTGGACACCACCATCGTCAACGTGGGGCTGCCCGAGATCGGGCGAGGCCTCGATGTGGGCACGCGTGGTCTCGAGTGGGTCGTCGACGCCTACACCGTGGTCATGGCCAGCCTGCTCATCGTCTCCGGCGCCCTCGCGGACCGTTTCGGGCGCCGTCGGGTCTTCCAGTGCGGACTGCTCGTCTTCGGCCTGACGTCCCTCGCGTGCGCCCTCGCCCCGTCCCTCGGCGTGCTCGTCGCCGCCCGGGCCGTCCAGGGGATCGGGGCCTCGATGCTGAGTCCGGTAGCCCTGGCGATCGTGGTGAACGCGATGCCCGACCCACGGGAACGGGCCCGCGCGATCGGGGTGTGGGCCTCGGTCTTCGGGCTCAGCATGGCGGCGGGCCCGGTCACCGGCGGGGCGCTCATCGCCGCGTTCGGCTGGCGGTCGGTGTTCTGGATCAACGCGCCGGTGGTCGTCGCCGCTCTCGTCCTGGTCGCCGTGTTCGTGCCGGAGTCCCGCGGGGAGCGCGCCCGGCGCCTCGACCTGCCCGGCCAGGTGCTCCTCACCGTGGTCCTCTGCCTCTCTGTCGGAATCCTCATCGAAGGACCCCGCATCGGCTGGACGTCGCCCGCGGCCCTTGCCGGTTACGCCCTGACCGCGGCGGCCACGGCCGGCTTCGTCCTCGTCGAGCTGCGCCGCGGCGAACCCCTGATGGACCTCGGCCTCTTCCGCCGACCGCCGTTCGTCACGGCGGTGCTCGGCGCGACGGCGGTATTCGTCGCGCTGAACGTGACCCTCCTGCTCAACACCTTCTACCTCCAGCACACCCGTGGCTGGACACCGCTCGCGACCGGCGCCGCGACCCTGCCCATGGCGCTCGGGGCCACTCTGTGCGCGCCCTGGTCCGGCACCCTGGTGGGTCGTCTCGGACCGCGCCGTCCGCTGATCCTCGCGGGCGGATTCACCGCGGCCGGTGGTCTGTGCCTGGTAAACCTGGACCAGGACACGAGCGTGTCGCTGATCCTCCTCGCCTTCCTGCTGATCGGCATCGGGTTCGGCTTCGCCAACGCCCCCCTGACCAACACCGCGGTCAGCGGTCTGCCGCCGTCCCGGGCCGGAGTGGCGGGGGCGATCACCTCCACCGCGCGCCAGGTCGGTGCGGCGGTCGGCATCGCCGTCGCCGGCGGCCTGGTCGCGGGCGCCGGCCCCGTCAGCCTCGCCGCCGAGACCCGTCCGGGATGGCTGCTCGTGTCGGCCTGCGGACTCTTCCTCCTCGTCGTGGCCCGCGCCGCGGGGCCCCGGTCCACCGGGACCCCTAGTTAG
- a CDS encoding pentapeptide repeat-containing protein gives MTTPPLPSPSAPHWPHCGEGAATADPVGCLGRQVPGESLCLAHLAPAARARYLATLSPGSDIDHRGTTFAESLLSQLLAALRDPTSHRPHLGSAQFHDVTFSADAWFHGVTFSADAGFSRATFSGPARFDRATFSGTAQFDRATFSDTAWFDGARFSGPARFDRARFSGPASRPPAPPRRRRRSPHCGRAAPAGGRLPAPPTARGPARHAGTPPRPHPEPR, from the coding sequence ATGACCACGCCGCCATTACCCTCGCCTTCCGCCCCGCACTGGCCGCACTGTGGTGAGGGTGCGGCCACGGCCGATCCGGTCGGCTGCCTTGGCCGGCAGGTTCCAGGAGAGTCGCTCTGCCTGGCACACCTCGCACCCGCCGCCCGGGCCAGATACCTGGCGACGCTGTCCCCGGGCAGTGACATCGACCACCGCGGCACCACTTTCGCCGAGTCCCTGCTGTCCCAGCTTCTCGCCGCTCTCCGCGATCCGACTTCCCACCGCCCCCACCTCGGCAGCGCCCAGTTCCACGACGTGACGTTCTCCGCCGACGCTTGGTTCCACGGCGTGACGTTCTCCGCCGACGCGGGGTTCTCCCGCGCGACGTTCTCTGGCCCCGCCCGGTTCGACCGCGCGACGTTCTCCGGCACCGCCCAGTTCGACCGCGCGACGTTCTCAGACACCGCTTGGTTCGATGGCGCGAGGTTCTCCGGCCCCGCCCGGTTCGACCGCGCGAGGTTCTCCGGCCCCGCTTCACGACCACCGGCTCCTCCTCGCCGTCGCCGTCGATCTCCTCACTGTGGCCGCGCGGCACCGGCCGGTGGGCGCCTTCCCGCTCCACCCACTGCGCGAGGGCCAGCACGCCACGCTGGAACGCCACCCCGTCCCCACCCTGAACCTCGATAG
- a CDS encoding restriction endonuclease, protein MFGENGLKAWVTQASCDDGVDVSQRGPIIGGLCIIQAKHTRNNVPTEAVRALVGVMHGRAAAKGILITTAWLGKQPWLRPAHRPHGTHRQPRPQSTTPRTPRHGRPSRSVQSPGWQTRDVR, encoded by the coding sequence TTGTTCGGGGAGAACGGACTCAAAGCCTGGGTCACACAAGCCTCCTGCGACGACGGCGTGGACGTTAGCCAACGAGGACCCATCATCGGCGGCCTGTGCATCATCCAGGCCAAACACACCCGCAACAACGTGCCCACCGAAGCCGTCCGTGCGCTGGTCGGCGTCATGCACGGCAGAGCCGCAGCCAAAGGCATCCTCATCACCACTGCCTGGTTGGGGAAACAGCCATGGCTTCGCCCCGCGCACCGGCCGCATGGAACTCATCGACAGCCGCGGCCTCAAAGCACTACTCCCCGAACACCTCGGCATGGACGCCCTTCCCGGTCTGTCCAAAGTCCCGGCTGGCAGACGCGGGACGTTCGCTGA
- a CDS encoding CHAT domain-containing protein, which translates to MASDIELDFTLESDSFGELARLPRSLPGALQPRSIFLNFDDAHDGTFRVSAYGPALPYDGNAQLSGLLRLSREDISAAVGRLHERWLQAVVWHEHAPRQYTYESLPVQTLGPERASVLLDEVGKELAVAGDALYRLLFHGGDQGLTRLEKALSKALRSGPQTITVTSADLFVPWGMLYLPPAPDTRLLRAGTAAEWPGFLGYTHLIEHCLGPVDDYTPFISHGAERPKAGLHFDLRLQKPDDQEDGCPLRPVRNIVETHADPAERTTKAETAEALTEPDCADHILVFAGHGTGKRPGRRGDEQAQVTLSDNKPIYASDLQQWASHRDIRLPDPLCFMMVCEGGRAGMYLHEGLARPLFNLGVGCLIGPQVEVNTSFGSKFACRFFEEFFKGECAAPVARHLTQEFILQHATPLGLVFTLVRGIDNCLVDEAESERRP; encoded by the coding sequence ATGGCAAGTGACATCGAACTCGACTTCACCCTGGAAAGCGACTCGTTCGGAGAGCTGGCGCGGCTGCCGCGCTCGCTGCCCGGAGCGCTGCAGCCCCGCTCCATTTTCCTCAACTTCGACGACGCGCACGACGGCACCTTCCGGGTGAGCGCCTACGGCCCCGCACTGCCCTACGACGGCAACGCGCAGCTGAGCGGATTACTGAGGCTGAGCCGGGAAGACATATCCGCGGCCGTGGGCAGACTCCACGAGCGGTGGCTGCAGGCGGTCGTGTGGCACGAGCACGCACCCCGGCAGTACACCTACGAAAGCCTGCCCGTCCAAACGCTGGGACCAGAGAGGGCCAGTGTGTTGCTCGACGAGGTGGGCAAGGAACTCGCTGTGGCCGGTGACGCCCTGTACCGGTTGCTCTTCCACGGCGGCGACCAGGGGCTGACCCGCCTGGAGAAGGCCCTTTCGAAAGCGTTACGCAGCGGCCCACAGACCATCACCGTCACCTCTGCGGACCTGTTCGTGCCCTGGGGCATGCTCTACCTGCCCCCCGCCCCCGACACGCGCCTGCTGCGCGCCGGCACAGCCGCCGAATGGCCGGGGTTCCTCGGCTACACCCACCTCATCGAGCACTGTCTGGGCCCGGTCGACGACTACACCCCCTTCATCAGCCACGGCGCCGAACGGCCCAAGGCCGGACTCCACTTCGACCTGCGCCTGCAAAAACCAGACGACCAGGAGGACGGCTGCCCGCTGCGGCCGGTCCGCAACATCGTGGAAACCCACGCAGACCCCGCCGAGCGGACCACCAAAGCGGAGACAGCCGAAGCTCTCACCGAACCGGACTGCGCCGACCACATCCTCGTCTTCGCCGGCCACGGCACAGGCAAACGCCCCGGCCGCAGAGGCGACGAACAGGCCCAGGTCACCCTCAGCGACAACAAACCAATCTATGCCTCCGACCTGCAACAATGGGCATCACACCGAGACATACGGCTCCCCGACCCCTTATGTTTCATGATGGTCTGCGAAGGCGGCCGCGCCGGAATGTATCTCCATGAGGGGCTGGCGCGCCCGCTGTTCAACCTCGGTGTCGGCTGCCTAATCGGCCCCCAAGTCGAAGTCAACACGTCCTTCGGCAGCAAGTTCGCCTGCCGGTTCTTCGAAGAGTTCTTCAAGGGAGAGTGCGCAGCCCCCGTGGCGCGCCACCTCACCCAAGAGTTCATCCTTCAGCACGCCACCCCGCTGGGCCTGGTGTTCACCCTCGTCCGCGGCATCGACAACTGTTTAGTCGACGAAGCAGAGAGCGAACGACGACCGTGA